CAAGGTTGGCAAGAAAATGGATGAGGCTAAAAACGAATACCGTGGCGCTATGAATAAGTTAGTTGAAGGGAGAGGTAATATCATTACCAGCATCCAGAAACTTAAAAAAATGGGGGCCAAAGCAAAGAAGTCGATTCCCGATTCTATCTTGAAAAGAGCGGAGGAAGACGATTTTAATGAAGAACCATCTCCTATGAATCTAAATTGAGGTCTGCCACATCCTGTGCGGCTACCTGATCCATAAACCAATACAGATTTCCGTGTTTAGGAGCTACCAAGGCGGCAGGATACTGCATATAATCGCCTTCCTTCTTTAAAATTTCTGATACTTTTTCCTTTTTCCCTGCCCCTGTAACCAGGAAAACCACATTTTTACTCTGGTTGATGATCTTACCGGTGATCGTAATCCGTTTCTGCCCTGTTTCGGGATGAATAGCGACCTCACAGTTCCAAGGAGAATCCCACAAATGGATCTCATGTGGGAAGATAGAAGCTGTGTGCCCGTCTTCTCCCATCCCAAGAAGGACCATATCAAAGACTGGAACACCATCCTTTTGGGGTAGTTTATCCTGAAGTAATTGC
This DNA window, taken from Muriicola soli, encodes the following:
- the pgl gene encoding 6-phosphogluconolactonase; its protein translation is MKLKLYQNKKELAIKFSAFLADWLKNKKSVHLALSGGSTPKVIFEELSIPGKYPIEWSEVYLYWGDERCVPPGDEESNYKMTKDYLLENIEIPEENIRRIHGEDEPQKEASRYAQLLQDKLPQKDGVPVFDMVLLGMGEDGHTASIFPHEIHLWDSPWNCEVAIHPETGQKRITITGKIINQSKNVVFLVTGAGKKEKVSEILKKEGDYMQYPAALVAPKHGNLYWFMDQVAAQDVADLNLDS